In Plectropomus leopardus isolate mb unplaced genomic scaffold, YSFRI_Pleo_2.0 unplaced_scaffold11541, whole genome shotgun sequence, the genomic stretch ATTCTCTACGTTTAGGTGCACAACATTCAGACAGCTCAGTTGATGTGCATTGTGTTGTGTAttgaaaaaatcaatatgacatctgaaagattattttttatggtctgtaggaaaataaaatttatcTCTTATTATCAATAGAAACCTAAATGTTTTGCGTTCTCAGTTtgtattttgctcatttttcagtGAACTTCAGGTGAGACATGACGAGGTGGATCGTGTTGCTGTCTGCGTGTCTACATGTCATCTCTGCGTCATTCGATTACCTTTATGAAGAGCACTCCTTCATGGGTAAGAAAACTTATTTATGATCATTTCATGAGTTTATTGCACGATGTACGGAGCTCTTTTGTCCCTGATTTCGTCCTCAGACCCGGAGGACGTGCTGAGTGTGAGTATTCCTCTGGAGGAGCCACAGCGTCCTCTGCTGGGAGCCTCCATCCTGCTTCCCTGTTACTTTGAGGTGAGTCTTTCTAAGCTTTTTTAGTAAATGTCAGTTGGCTGAAAGACAGTATATTCTCCACTTTATTTTccatataatttatataataactTGTATTCTTAGATAGTGGATTAGTCCACTGAAAGTATTTGTCCCTGAATTATCTTCCATGTGCAACTGATGTAAAATTTTATTAACTGTTGAGTTTGcgcctcattttttttaactattttatgttgtttcttttactatttatattgtgtttttgcccACTTATCTTGTACACACATTACCTCTCTGGCACCTGAATGAAtgggtttaatttctttcaaaacatgggaagagggggGGCACTTCATAAAACTTTGCCCCAAAGTTGgcaagaaattttttttaaaaaaaggttacaagacaattacctgaaaataagtttttaaaaaaactgaatacaatttaaaaaaaaaaaaaaagatttaaaaacaagaagaaaatgacctcaagaaagtgctaaaaatatattttcttttctgaaacataattttaaatacataaatgaattgATTGGGTTTCAattcaatgacattttttgcatttaacaaaatgtaacaatagtaacaattttattttccCAGTGTATTTTTGACCTACTTAATgacaagattgtgtatttttgtatgtatgctatatgcatgaacacagccagaACATTAAGTACACCAAACAGTCCCgaaagggttaaatagcctCAGATTGTTGATTTTATATTTGGAAAAGTAACTGCTGGTAAACGGTGTTGTTTCCCTCGTAGGACCACACCGTCCCGGACCCCGGCGCCCCCACCATCGCCCCCCTCGCCCATCGCATCAAATGGAGCCTCGTCACCAAAGAGAAGGTCACGACCATCCTGGTGGCCTTGGAGGGCCAGGTGCGAATCAGCGAGCGCTACCTGGACAGAGTTCACCTGGTGGGCTACCCCCAGACCTCCACAGACGCCAGCATCAAGATCTCGGAGCTGAGGTCCAGCGACTCGGGGGTCTACCGCTGCGAGGTCCAGCACGGCATCGAGGACAACCACGACATCGTCCACGTGCAGGTTCAAGGTGAAAATGAGCTTTCACAACATTTTAGACAaaacttttcatgtttcatTCAGAATTTAACAGCTTTGTCTCTGCAGGTATTGTGTTCCACTACCGCGCCATCATGGGACGCTACAGTTTGACCTTTGAGAAGGCGACGGCGGCGTGCGCGCAGAACAGCGCCGTCATGGCGTCACCTGAGCAGCTTCAGGCGGCCTACGATGACGGATTCCACCAGTGTGACGCCGGCTGGCTGTCTGACCACACAGTCAGGTGGGTGTGTCACATGACGGCCAACGGCTGTCCACTTCCTGCCTCTGCCTCTCACTGAGCTCAAACTGGACGCTCAAACGTTAAAGTTCACACGTTAATGGAGGCGAAAAACACGATATTCTGGagaaaagtgtccaaaaaaacTCCTGCAATATCCAAATTGCTATTGCATACTTTAActaaacacactttaaaaaaaaacagtacggCCTCTACGTACGGAAATCACGGAGCCCGGGAGGTGacatggatgtttgtttttttttttagttttacagacatttttttatcctatttaacaaaaaaaagaaatgtctaaatccattaatttcttgcagtttgtgtacatttcctgtcaagttgctcgttgccttgactaaaaaaagtttctgaatccagcacaaaaaaagtgatgtcagtccaggtttcaaagggttaatggagtAGCGGTGATCTGTGAGGTCGTTAAATACGTGCCGACCTTTCTTTTCACCGTGTTACCGTTTCTGATGCCGTTTGAAGCAGTCGTATCTCGCTCGAACTTTGCTTCGCTGCCTCTGCTTTCTCCGTTTTGTCAGTTTCTGTAAACgttttgaaaatgtgcacaaatacgAACAAAATGAACGCAAAGTGGGTCAAAGGCACCATTTGCCGCCTATCTAACATTGAGCTAAacgtcaccaaaacatcctgaaaactTTACATCAGTATTCAACCTTATAAGGGACATTATTTGACATCATAagcatccttaaaatgttctttaaacattagatttaaatgttttccttaaaacattattgtaacttgtaggtaacgttagccagtgttgtggaAACGTTTCCTGCTCGCTGGGTAAGCAgcaatgtctttgtaaaaaaaaagggaaaatcttTTGGGGGCATTGTCCATGAtggaatttaaattttgaaaattttctcTCTATTCAACCAAAGGTACCCGATCCATGATCCTCGTGTGAACTGCTACGGAGACAAAGAGGAGCTGCCCGGCGTCAGGACGTACGGAGTCAGAGACCTCAACGAGACGTACGACGTCTACTGCTTCGCTGAGAGGATGACAGGTACGTGACTGCTGTGTTGTTAATTTGCTTCTGtttgataaactttatttgtatagcaccttttatacaagaaatgcagcccagcgtgctttacaagaaagacatgaaatgcagcacgtgcttcacatcaaaacacataaaagacaagaCGACagaataaaacctgcatgttgaaataaaataaaatcagaacagAATACGTGAAATGTatcttcaaatggataaaatctGCTTAACATGAGTAAAAGTGAGACACAATGAGGATAGAAATTTAGTGCACAGAATTCagaacataaaatagaaaataaaatggataaaatataACCCACTGGccttattaataaaataagcataaaaatagagtatAGAAAATTCATGAAAATACAACATACTACAATACAAGATCTTAAATACCGATGTGCAGCAGTGTGCACAGCAGCTGAATCACAGTCAAAGGCTAAAGTGAGGAGACcagttttttgttggtttatgGCCGaacagctttttgcttctgccGGAACACCAAGCGCCTAAGATAATCGTGTTCGTCGTAGAGCTTCTTTTTGGCGATAATCAAAGTTTTTCaggagggaaccagtgcgatgctaaCTTCCAGGTCGGCCTACAATAAACGTCACCCTTCACCGCTTTATGGCGCTCTCTGATGTGACGCAGGTAGAGTTTTTCACACCGCCGCTGCAGAGAAGTTCACCTACTCGGAGGCCGTGATGGCGTGCTCCAACCGGGGCGCTCTGCTGGCGACCACCGGTCAGCTCTACCTGGCGTGGCAGACTGGGATGGACGTCTGTAACGCCGGCTGGCTGGGAGACAGGAGCGTCCGCTACCCCATCAACGTCCGTCGGCCGCAGTGTGGAGGCGGCCTGCTGGGGGTGCGGACCGTTTACCTCCACACAAACCAGACAGGATACCCACTTCCTGAGTCCCGCTACGACGCCTTCTGCTACACAGGTGAGCCTTCAGTTCaggtttttttgcagatattttgtcttcgttttttgtgctaatttcaggtaattgtcttgtaccttttttattttattctattctattttttttattatttttttaccaattcCCAACAGTtgcagcaggaaatgcagcaatgtcttggtaaaaaacaacaatttttcaTGGCTACTGGTGGGAAaagataaataacataaatagcATCCACATGTGGTGCTTAAATTGGGgcatttctgagaaaaaaaaaaccccaaagattTTCTGAGATTAATGttgcaaatttgcaagaaaaagatGGATATTCTCTGAGTTTATAAAGTCACAAATCTGTGGTGCAAAGTGAATGTAGTCCTTTGAcctgcaaaaatcaaaaatgtacaacaaacaaaaacatctgaaatttGCGACTTTATAAACTTAAAGAATGGATTTTTTATCAGCAGATTTGTGACATTAATCTCTTCtatataatttttctttttaaatttaccgTGGCTCCGCAGCGGCCCTGATATGTCGTCATAAACTACAATAACTAGTCAATTTGCAGAAAATTTGGGTAAATTGGACAAAATTTGCAAGTTGATGCAGGATTCATTTAAATAAGAACCAAAAACCCAACTTCTGACTCTACACAGTAACATCTGCAGCAAACGCTCTGTTATCTCGCCCCTCCATGACCTCCAGAGTCGCCTGCTGAGGAGGGTTCAGGCCTCATCGAGGAGGGAAGTGGCGTGCTGAGTGTGACGGCGGTGACGCAGAGCCCGGAGGTGTTCTTCAGGAGCACGACCCCAGAGAGCGAGGTGGTCGGAGAGGTGGAGACCCAGCAGCCGACCGTGGTGGACTTCACCTTCACGGAGAGCCCCGCGGAGCTGCCGCTGCCTCGGCCGCCGAGCGTCACCGAGGTCATCACAGACGTGATCGAGGCGGCCACCGCCAGGCCCGACACGGGCATGGCGCCCGGAAGAGGCTTTGTGATGCCTCCGGGTGGTGAGCGATCCTGAGCTGCCGATGATTACTGCGACATGACAGAAAGTCCAGCGAGCGTCTCGGATAATGCCGTTTCTCTGTGCAGGTGTGGTCTTCCATTACCGCTCGGGCTCCGGACGCTACGCCTTCACCTTCGTCGAGGCCCAGCTGGCCTGTCAGAGCGTGGGCGCCTCCATCGCCTCACCGGAGCAGCTGCAGGCGGCGTACGAGGCCGGATATCACCAGTGTGATGCAGGATGGGTACTGGACCAGACTGTGAGGTGAATCTGAGACCTCAGAGCAGGAAGAACGATTGTTCCTCCTGCAGCAACATTCGCTTTCATTTCTCTGatgttttctcttaattttaagagaaaataaaagagaactCAAGATGCACCTTAAACTCCAGATCTGTGTTTGAAACCGTCCTCTGTCAGGGAGAGACTGCACCATAtagtgttttcagcattttgtaGCAGTGTTTCAGCAgttaatttcatcattttattcctGAGCCCCATGATGCCCTGTGTCAGGGCCGGCTCTGCccgccctaaccctaaccccaataacgacacatcacatgctcacacataatttaggcacatgtcactgtttatttatttgtaatgttaatatatatatattttctagacagaaaacactcaGTGAGGGCGGCAgtgggcatagaaaattattattttattattattttccttcGAGGCCAAGGGGGACTGGCGGCGTAGCGgcgcccctccagcagatggcgccctAGGCGACCGCCTGTATCTCCTATACCAAGAGCCGGCCCTGCCCTGTGTGAATTATGGCCGTGACTTCTGGTGCTTAGTTGGTGTTTTCCAATAGTCGTGGTACCCAAGCCCGCAGGAAGTGCTTCAGGCTCAGGCCTCTACATAGAGGGTCGGTCAGGTGATGCCCACGGGCCcagaataaagttaaaaataaaataaaggacaCCTGGCAGCCCCACAAATCCAGAGGGGGGTCTGGGGGCCCATCTCTGGGAGATTAAGAGTGTCTGACACTTCATTTCCCACATGCTGATAAATTCTTATgcatcagtttgtgttttttatgcataaatgtaaaaacCTCGACTACTCTCAacatgaaaaggaaataaagagcACGAGAGGAAATATAACATCAGTTAGATAAAAATAGATTGTAGACAAAATATTATGCGGTATATTTGAAAGATGCGAAACAGGGTAGGCGATATGTAGAGATCCTGAAGTTGAGACTTTCCACGGCCTGCATTTTAAGACCATACTGCGACGTCACTGTCTGTGTAAAATATTACTTGGAGAC encodes the following:
- the LOC121963516 gene encoding aggrecan core protein-like; translation: MTRWIVLLSACLHVISASFDYLYEEHSFMDPEDVLSVSIPLEEPQRPLLGASILLPCYFEDHTVPDPGAPTIAPLAHRIKWSLVTKEKVTTILVALEGQVRISERYLDRVHLVGYPQTSTDASIKISELRSSDSGVYRCEVQHGIEDNHDIVHVQVQGIVFHYRAIMGRYSLTFEKATAACAQNSAVMASPEQLQAAYDDGFHQCDAGWLSDHTVRYPIHDPRVNCYGDKEELPGVRTYGVRDLNETYDVYCFAERMTGRVFHTAAAEKFTYSEAVMACSNRGALLATTGQLYLAWQTGMDVCNAGWLGDRSVRYPINVRRPQCGGGLLGVRTVYLHTNQTGYPLPESRYDAFCYTESPAEEGSGLIEEGSGVLSVTAVTQSPEVFFRSTTPESEVVGEVETQQPTVVDFTFTESPAELPLPRPPSVTEVITDVIEAATARPDTGMAPGRGFVMPPGGVVFHYRSGSGRYAFTFVEAQLACQSVGASIASPEQLQAAYEAGYHQCDAGWVLDQTVRYPIVFPREKCAGDLGDRPGVRSYGLRPAEERYDVYCYADGLK